AACGGCACCACCCATGGCATCGAGGAGAGTGATGCGGGGATCCAGGTGCCCCTGACGGCTGACATCCACGCCGCGCTCACAAAATACAAGGTCTCGGGCGCCCAGCACGGGACGTCGGGCAACAGCTCCGAGCGTCTGAGGCGGATCGCCCAGGAGACGAGGACGACAAAGGCCAATGTCGCGACGGCCTTGCAGATGCTTACCTGGGGGGTCAAGGTCAATCCGTACGGCAACGCCCAGTTGGACGAAGCGGGACGCTTCATCAAGGAGCCGGACCGCGGGATGCTCGACTCGCAATGGGCGGAGATGGTGGCCTATGCCGAATCCAAGGGGCTGAAAGCGGGGGACTATAAGAAGCTGAACCTGCCGTTTGAAAACAAGCTCCTGAGCCAGCCGGCCGAGATCCGTGAGCGCATGGCAAGAGGGGTGGAGGATTTCGTTTACGATCTCCTGACCAACGTTTTCAATGCGGAGGACACGGCGCCGCTTGGCATCGAAGCCATTCTGGATGCCGGCTCCTATGACCTGGGCCCCAAAGGGCGGCGGATCGAAGACCCGGCGGAGTGGACCGAGGCGAAGATCCGGGAGGGGGCCAAGCGCCTTTCCGGAGACAAGGGGCCGTCCGGGCATTTTGACGATTGAAAGACAGACTGAACGTAACAGGAGGAGGCGGCTCCGCATGGAGGCAGACCTGAGCCGGGTTCCTGCACCGCACACATGGTTGAAGGATCTGGGCGAAAACGAGCGGATCACCGGGCTGTACCTGGTGAGGGAAAAATCGCTTGGCACCACGCGCAAGGGCGAACCGTTTCTGAGCCTCATCCTGGCGGACAGGACCGGCGAGATCGAGGCCAAGGTCTGGGACCAGGCCGAGCCGTTGTCGGCCCTGTTTCAAAAGGGGGATGTCATCGAGGTGGAGGGGGATGCGTCCTCGTACCGGACGCGCCTCCAGCTCAGGATAAGCCGCCTGAACGTGCCGCAGGAACCTTTCGACCGGTCGCTTTTCGTCGAATCCGCGCCCTATCCGCGGCCCGAAATGATGACGGGTTTAAGGGATGTTCTGAGATCGGTCAGGGACCGGCACCTGTCGAGTCTCATCGACCGGGTCTTTGCCGACAAGCCGTTGATCGATGCATTCAAGGAAGCGCCCGCCGCCAAGAACATGCACCACAACTATCTCGGCGGCCTCCTGGAGCACACCCTTTCTGTCTGCCGTTTGGCGCGCGCGGTGGCGGAGCATTACCCTTATCTGAACAGGGATTTGCTGCTGACCGGTGCATTCCTGCATGACATCGGCAAGGTCCGGGAACTCAGCTACGACCTGCTGATCGATTACACCGACGAGGGGCGGCTGCTCGGGCATGTGGTTCTGGGGATGGCCATCCTGGACAAAAAGATCGGCGAGCTGAAGCACTTCCCGCAGGATCTGGCGCTGCGGCTCAGGCATTTGATTCTGAGCCACCACGGGCAGTTCGAATTCGGCTCTCCCAAACGCCCGAAATTTCTCGAAGGGTTCGCCCTGCACCTTGTCGATGATCTGGATGCCAAGATGAACGGCCTGCACCGCTTTATGGAGCGGGATCGGCAGGAGGGGGCCTGGACCGAGTTCAATCGGATGTTCGAGCGTTACTTCCTCAAGGGCGAGGCCGGCCTGGCCGGCAAGCTCGATGAAACAGGCAAAGAGGAAGAAGCCGATCTGCAGGGAAACTTATTCGCCCATTGAGGGTGCAGCGGATGGGGCCGCCGGTGCATGGATCATGGGGACGAAGCGGACGTCCATCGTCTCTATGATGCTGAGCCGCCCCTGATGTTTGATCCCTTTCACCAGCTTCTGCACGCCGCCGGCCGCGCCCACCGGGATGATGATCCGCCCCCCCTCGGCCAACTGCTCTTGAAGGGCCTCGGGGATCATTTCCGGGGCGCAGCTCACGACCATGGCATCGAAGGGCGCCTCCTCAGGCCAGCCGAGGTAACCGTCTCCGGTTTTGACATGCACCCGGTCATACCCCAGCTCGGCGAGAAGCGAGCGGGCCTGTTCGGCGAGGGGCTCCAGGATTTCGATGGTGTAGACGCTGCCGGCGATCTCTGCGAGGACGGCGGCGGCATAACCGGACCCGGTGCCGATCTCCAGCACCTTGTCGTCCGGTTTCAGTTCGAGCGCAGCCGCCATAAAAGCGACGATGAAAGGTTGAGAAATCGTCTGCCCCAGGCCTATCGGCAGGGGCCGGTCGGCGTATGCTGCGCTGCGCCGGGATTCAGGTACGAAGAGGTGGCGCGGGACCTTCCTCATCGCCTCGATGACGCGGGGTTCGGTGATGCCGCGGCGGATGATCTGTGTTTCGACCATCTCGTTGCGCAGGCGCTCGGTCTCGACCGGGGCTTCCGCCGCCGCCGCCGTCACAGGAAAGACGGCGAGCAAAAGCATGGACCAGAAGAGGCGGGCTGGGCGGGTTCTTTGCATGATGACCTCCTGTGCCGACGGAACCGTGAAGTGATGTTGGACCACCTGTCCTCTATCATCCATAATTTCCACTGATCCCGAAAGCCCTTTTGGAGGGAAATTCCACCCGTTCCCGAAGCGACGGGTCTTCCCCCGGGTTTTCACTCGATTCCTGCCTTCTCGGAGAACGGTGCCGGAGCCCGTCGATCGCGGTGACCGGATCGAAGGATCTCGTCAAAGGATGTGTTTCAGCACGGGTCACGAGGCTGCCCTGTCACTGCCGGCGCAACGGGGTGGTTGCGGCAGGGCGACCCTGAGATGCTCGTTCGGCTGAACGTGCAGATCGATGCCGCGATCAGGCCGCAGGGTTTTCTGTCTCCAGATTCTGGCGCTACTTTCAGCGGTACGACTGGATGATGGAGCGCCTGTGGGATGCCGCCATGGTCTATCGGGAGGAGACGTCCTTCTTGAAGAGCCTGGCGCTCCAGAACCCGCCGCGCGCCATGGTCATCTGTCCGGACGACATGCCGCCGGCCCGTTTTCTGACGCGGGACCGGCGTAAGATCATCCTCACCGTGGATATGGGATACGCCAAGGTGCAGGCGTTGCTGCGTCCGATCAGACGGTTCCTGAAAGGAAGCAGCGAGTAGAACGTACCCGCCGCTCAGTGGTCCTGAGGCTGTTTCTCATTCCGGGGGCCCCTGGAGGTTGCATTCCGCTGATTTCCCTCAGCCGGTGAAAAGCGGGTTTTTAAACCCGCTGCTAGGGGAAGAGCTCGAGCGGCAGATGGTCCGCAACGAGCATCCCTTCGAGGGTCGGCCGGACCCGGGCGCCGCGCACTTCGATCAGCCCTTCGTCCTCGAGGCGCAGGAGACGGTCCGCCGGTATCCGGCGGGACATGTCCGGATCGAGGCGGAAGCCCTCGCGCATCCGCAGCCCGAGGGCCGCCTTCTCGAGCGCAATCTGTTCCTCCGTCAACGTTTCCCCTCCCTCCGCAGGGCTCCTCCCGCCTTCGATTGCCGTACAGTAGCGTCTGATCGATGGGGGGTTCCACCACCGCTTGTTGCCGAGAGAGGAGTGGGCCGCCGGGCCAAGTCCGAGATACGGCGTGCGGCGCCAGTATTTCCGGTTGTGGCGGGCCTCGAACACCGGCCCCCGGGCGAAATTGGAGACCTCGTAATGGTGGTAGCCGTGTGATTGGAGAAAGGCGGTCGTTTCGAGGAAGAGACGGCGCGCCCCGGATTCAGGAATCCGGGAGATCGTGCCCTTTCGGGTGCGTGCCTCGAACTCGGTGCGGGGCTCTATGGTGAGGGTGTAACAGGAAAGGTGCTCGGGTTCGTATTCGAGGACGCTGCGCAGCGTCCTTTCCCATCTCCGGTCGAGTTCCGGGACCCCCAGGGCGTACATGAGGTCGACGCCGACCACGGGGAACCCGGCCTCGCGCGCATGGTCCAGGGCCGCGCGGGCCTCGGAGGCGTTGTGCGTTCTTCCGAGGAAGCGGAGCACGTCGTCATCGAGCGACTGAACCCCCAGGATGAGGCGGTTGAAGCCGAGGGCGCGCAGACCGCGCGCCTTTTCGGGCGTCAGGTCCTGCGGGTTGGCTTCCAGCGTGATCTCGGCGTCTCCGGTGATGGTGAAACGCCGGCGGAGCTCGGCTGAAAGGGCCCCGATCTCCTCTATCCCGAGGATCGACGGGGTCCCGCCGCCCATGTAGAGACTGTCGAAGGCATCGAATGCTCCGCGGAAGAAGCCGGCCTCCCGGGGCAGGGCCGCCATCCATCGCGCCAGAGGGGAAAGATGCGCCACCGAAAAGAACCCGCAATAGGGGCACTTTTCGCGGCAGAAGGGGACGTGGACGTAAAGCCCGGGTTTTTCCAAGCCGACGCCCCTATTTGCTCTCCGAGCGGAAAACGGCCACGAAGGCGCTCTGGGGGATGGACACGGATCCGATGGTCTTCATCCGCTTTTTGCCCTTCTTCTGCTTTTCGAGGAGTTTCCGTTTGCGGGTGATGTCGCCGCCGTAGCATTTGGCGGTTACGTCCTTGCGGAACGGAGAGATGGTCGACCGGGCGATGATGGTGCCTCCGATGGCCCCCTGGATCGGGATTTTAAAAAGGTGGCGCGGGATCTCTTCCTTCAGACGTTCACAGGCCTGCAGCGCCCGGGTCCTGGCCCGGTCCCGGTGAACGATCTGGGAAAGCGCATCCACCTTTTCGCCGTTGACGAGAATATCGACCTTGACGAGGTCGTTGGCCCGATAATCCAGGAATTCGTAATCGAAGGAGCCATATCCCTGCGTGACGGTTTTCAGCCGGTCGTAGAAGTCGTAAAGGACCTCGGCCAGGGGCATGTCGAACTGGATTTCGATCCGCCCCTGACTCGGGTAATTGAACTTGCTGTTGACCCCGCGCCGCTCCAGGCACAAATCCATGACGGCCCCCATGTAGCGTTCGGGGATCAGGATGCTCGTGCGGATGTAAGGTTCGAGGGCCTCCTCGATGGTGGCCGGTTCCGGGTAATAGAGCGGATTGTCCACCTCGATGGTCTCTCCGTTCGTGAGGACGAATCGATAACGGACGCTCGGCACGGTCATGATGACGGATTGGCCGAATTCGCGCTCGAGCCGTTCCTGAAAGATCTCGAGGTGCAGGAGCCCAAGGAATCCGCAGCGGAACCCGAGGCCCAGGGCGGCGGAGGAATCCTTCTGATACACGAGGGCGGCGTCGTTGAGCTGGTATTTTTCGAGCGCTGCGGTCAGGTCTTCGTAATCCTCGGAACTCATGGGATAGACCGATGAAAAGACGACCGGTTTGACCACCTTGAACCCTGGCAGCGGCCTGGGGGCGGGCGCCGTGTCGAGCGTGATGGTGTCCCCCACCCGGGTGTCCTGGACCGTCTTGATCCCGGCGAAGATATATCCTACATCCCCCGCAGAGAGCTTCTTCTGGGGGACACGGGTCAGTTGAAAAAGGCCGACTTCTTCCACCTTGTAGGTGTTGCCGTTGGACATGAGCCGGATGACGTCGCCCGCCTTCAGCTCGCCATCGAAGATGCGGCAGCTGACGATCGTCCCCCGGAAAGGATCGTAGTTGGCATCGAAAACGAGCGCGGTCAGGGGCTTCGAAGGGTCGCCCTTCGGGGGGGGGACCAGCCGGGTGATGGCTTCCATGACCTCCTGGATGCCGACCCCTTCCTTGGCGGAGCAGAGAAGGGCCATATCCGAATCGAGGCCGAGGTCCATTTCGATCTGTTCCTTGACGCGTTCTATGTCGGCCGAGGGAAGGTCTATCTTGTTGATGACGGGAATGATCACCAGATCATGCTCCATCGCGGCATAGAGATTGGCCAGGGTCTGTGCCTCGACACCCTGGGAAGCGTCGACAAGGAGCAGCACCCCCTCGCATGAGACCAGCGCGCGCGAGACCTCATACGAAAAATCCACGTGTCCGGGGGTGTCGATCAGGTTGAGGTGGAAGGACCCTCCCTTCGCGTCGACATAGGGCAGGGTGACTGCCTGGCTCTTGATGGTGATTCCCCTCTCCCTTTCGATATCCATGTTGTCGAGGATTTGATCTCTGAATTTGCGATCCTCGACCAGGCCCGTCATTTGAATCATCCGGTCCGCAAGCGTCGATTTTCCGTGGTCGATGTGCGCAATGATGCTGAAGTTGCGTGTCTGGTGCATTCTGCTTTGCCCTTTTGCCCGATGATGGACAGCTTGGACGCCGAAGAGGCCGGGGAGCCTGCCGGGCGCTTACCGGTCGCTCCGCTGAAGATGGCCTGCTTTCCGTGTTCGGCTCCGAGCTGCGGAATGGTTTATGAAACAGCCTGCCGGATGCGCCGGTGAATCGCGCAGGGGTTTTCTGGACGCATTTTCGTCTGATCAGGCCGCAGCGAGGGAAGAACAGGGACGCTCTACCCGTATCTGAGCCGCTGTTTTATTTCGATAGGTGCCCCTCAGCCAGGGATGGTAGTAAAAAGACTCGAAATCGACCAGAGTGAACCTGAGATCCACCGGGCTCAAAATCGTTGTAAATATAAACAAAATATACATTGAATCAGCGGTGGATGCAAGAAGCGCTTGAGGTGGAAGGGCATCCTCACACGATCTGGAAGAAGTAGGAATATGCTTTGATTTTCTGAGCATTTCAGCTATCGTTAGCGTGCTTTTCGGTTGGCGGGTCATATCCTTTTGGGGAGGGCGAAACGGCTCTTGACGCAAGTTCGGCTGTCGGAGCGCGCTTGGGGCCAGATAACGCGACCAGACGATAATTCGAACGATTGGGTAGGGATAGCATGATTCTAGGATTGGACGTTGGCGGCACCCAGACCGATGCCGTCCTGATCGATGAATCCGGCGTTCTGCTGGAGACCAAAACGCCGACGAGCGACGATTTGCTGCAAACCCTCAGGGAGTCCCTCGACAAGACGCTCGATGGGGTGGAACCCGCCGGGATCGAACGGATGGTCTTTTCGACCACGATGGCCACCAACGCGATTATCCAGGATCTTCTCGAGCCTACGGGTATGATTGTCTCGGCCGGTCCGGGAATGAATCCGGAGTGGTTTTCCATCGGTCCTTCTTACCACGTTGTGCAAGGCGCCCTGGATCATCAGGGGTTCGAAACCCTGCCTTTGAGAAAGGAAGAGGTCGAATCCACGGCGGACGAGATCAGCCGTGAGGGCGTCCGCAACATCGGGATCGTCAGTAAGTTTTCCGTGCGCAATCCGGCGCACGAACTCCAGATGGCCCAGTGGGTCGGCGGCCGCTTTGCAGATGTCGCGCTGGGGCACTCGGTTTCGGGTGTGCTGAATTTCCCCCGCCGGATCACCACCACCTATCTCAATGCCGCCCTGACCGGGATGCACAGGCGTTTTGCCGGATGCCTCACAGAGATTCTGGAGGAAAAGGGGTTCAAAGCACCCCGTTATCTCCTGAAGCCGGATGGGGGCACCGTCGCCCTGGAGCAGAGCCTCGGTTTTCCTGCCAGGACGGCGCAATCCGGTCCGGCCGCCAGCGTCATGGGGGCCCTGGCCGTCGACGGATGCTGCGGCGTCTCTCTCGTATTGGACATCGGGGGGACGACGACGGACATGGCCGTAGTATTGAACGGCATTCCGCTTCTGGCCCCGGTGGGAATTCAGATCGGGTTGTTTCGTACGCTGATCCGGTCTCTCTACACCCGGTCCATAGGTGTAGGCGGCGACAGCGAGGTCCAGCTCCAGAAGAACGGGGCATTGAAGGTCGGCCCTGTCAGACAGGGGCCGCCGATGGCTTTGGGCGGGCCGGCGCCGACGCCGACCGATGCGATGGTCACCCTGGGGCTTTTGGACGTGGGGAGTCGCGAACGCGCCCGTGCGGCCATGGAGTCCCTCGGGGCACGATTGGGGGGGTTGGATCCCCTGACGGCGGCCGAGCAGGTGCTCGAGCGGATGGCCAAGACCATCGCGGAGGCCGCCCGGGCCTTCATCTTCGCGATCAACGAACGGCCCGTTTATACGATCTATGAAGTGCTGCAGGAGAGCCGGATCGAACCCGAATCGATCGTCATCATCGGCGGGCCGGCGGCACAATTGGCCGATTACGTGAGCGCCGCTCTGCAACTGCCTTACCGTCTGCCTCCTCACTCCGGCGTCGCGAACGCCATCGGGGCCGCGGTTGCACGAGTCACCTCCGAGATCAATCTGCACGCCGACACGCAGCGGGGTACGCTCGTCATTCCTGAGGCGCAGATCATGGAAAGCATCCCTTATCGTTTCAACGTCGATCAGGCCATCGACAGGGCCACGGACGTCCTGGCCGCGAGGGCGGAGCAGATCGGGGCCGCCGCCGGGGCGGCGCCCGTGACCATCGCTGAAAAACAGGTCTTCAACATGATCAGGGGTTTCTCCCGCACCGGCCAGATCATCCGGCTGAAGCTGTGCATCGTCCCGGGATTGATCCCCCAATGGAAGCGAGGCGGATGATATGCTGAAAGCTTCACGCAAGATCGGGCTGGTCTTTTTTCCGGCCTTTGACTGGGCCATCAGCCCGACGCATCCTGAAAGAGAAGAGCGCCTGCTCTATACCCAGGATCAGGTTATGGAGGAAGGGCTGCTGGATGTGGACGGCATCATCGAGTACCGGGTCAGGCCGGCCACGACGGCAGACATTCAGCGGGTGCATTTCTGCGTCCCCGACGAGGAGGCCGTGACCACCGAGAGCCACCTCATATCCGCCGGCGGGTGTCTGGTGGCGGCGGATGCCGTGCTCAGAGGAGAGGTGGAAAGCGCCTTCGCTCTGGTGAGGCCGCCCGGGCATCATGCCATGCGGGTTGTTCACGGCAACCGGGGGTTTTGCAATATCAACATCGAAGCGATCATGATCGAATATCTGCGGGACCGTTATGGAATCCGCAAGGTGGCCATCGTCGACACGGATTGCCACCACGGCGACGGCACCCAGGATATCTACTGGCACGACCCGGACACCTTGTTCATCTCGATCCATCAGGACGGGAGGACCCTTTATCCCGGTTCGGGTTTCCCCCACGAGGCCGGCGGGCCCAATGCACAGGGGGCCACCGTCAACATCCCGCTCCCCCCGAAGACCGGTGAGGAAGGTTTCCTTTATACGCTCGAGGAGCTGGTGATGCCGCTCCTGGAGCGGTTCGAGCCCGAGCTGGTGATCAATTCCGCCGGCCAGGACAATCATTTCAACGACCCCATCACCAACATGAATTTTTCGGCGCGGGGCTACGCCCAGCTGAATGCCCGTCTGAGGCCCGATCTGGCCGTGCTCGAAGGGGGATATGCCGTCGAGGATGCTCTGCCGTATGTGAATCTGGGGATCATCATGGCGATGGCGGGCCTGGACACCTCCTGCGTCAAAGAGCCGAATTACGATCGGGACTATCGGCCTCAGCCTCCGGATATCACCATGCACATCCATCGTGTGGTCGACGAGATCAAGACCCTTTTTCTCGAGGGCGGATTGAACAAGACCGCTTTCACCGAGGGGGAGATCGTCGAACGGAACCGCAACATTTTCTACGACACCGACATGATCTACGAAAAGCAGCGCGAGAGAATCCGCGCGTGCTCCCATTGCGCGGGGGCTTTGTCGATCGATTCGAGCGCCACCACCGGCCGCCACATCCTCGGCGTCCACATCCCGCGGGACGCCTGCGATCTGTGCCAGGCGACGGGGAGAAAGTGGTTCGAAGAGGCCGCTTCCGGCGGTTCGTTCAATCAAGTGTATCTGCAGGACCGTGTGCGGCGGGTTTATGAAAAAATCTGATTGGCTGCGGGAATCGGCCGATGGCCGGCGTTTTCGGCTGAGGCCGGGCACTCTTCCGGGCATCGATGGCGCATGACAGGGTCGATGCCCCACGAAGGTTCGCGGGGTTGCCCATCGGTCCGGCCTGTTGCGCAGGTCTGAGGGCTGACGCGGACGAAGCAGCCGGACAAGAGCGGTTTCTGCATGCAAAGCCATGTGAGAGGGATGTCTTCGCAGAGAGAAAGGGTCAGGTACCGGCTCGACCGGATCGGAGCCGGGCAGGGCGTCGGCTGGTTTGCTTGCGTGCCGGAGAACGAATGGACCCTGCCGGACGGGTTGGCCTATCTTCGCGATCACCCCTATGATTCTTTCATGCACAGGCATCTGCTCGGGGTTGTCGGCAGGATGGAAGAGGATGAGGCGCGCTCCCTCTTGAGCGGCAGCGATTCGCCCGGTGATCCCGTGCGCCTGGTCCTTGCCGCGGAGCGGCTGGTCGCGAAGGACCGGCTTGGAGAGCTGCCGCCCCTGCTCGGCGGAATCGACCGGGCGGTCTTGCGGGCGGCTTCGCCCCTGATCGATCTGGAGTGGTCGCAGCTGGGCTTCGCCCAGGGCCACCTTTACTGGCTGCGCTGTTTCGCCCGGAACATGATGCGGCATGAACCGCTGCCTGATCCGGATTGCGCGGAGCACGAGATTCCTTTCGATCTCCCTGCGCTGGCTCTCTGGAGGGGATCCGTGGTTCGTCTGGACGAACGGCAGGCCTGCTGCAGGGTCGACGAGGCGCCGAAGGGCGGGGGGGCTCTGAAGGAGACGTGCAGGGCCTTGACCCGTGCCCTGGAGGGCCTGGGGGTGCTCCAGGGGTGGGAGTCGAGGACCGAGGCCACTGTGAGCCCATACGCGGTGGAGCGGCCCTGGCGGACCACCATCGGGGTGGCGGCCGGGCGGAACCGGTTCGAACTGGAGGTGAACCAGATCAGTTACGGCCGGGGGTTCAACATCCATCAGGCCCGGATCTCCTGTTTGATGGAGATTGTAGAGCGCTTTTCCGCCTTTGCCGCTGTCGAGGATGGGAGATGCCCCGGGTACAGGTGCGAACATGCCCTGTTGAAGGGTACTTATGAGGAGCTCGAGGCTGGCGGCGTTCCCGTACTCGATCCTGCGGCGTTGACCCTGGAGGTCCCTTACGCAGGCGATCCCCTCTATTGGGTGGATGGCGAGAGGGTAATCGGCGGCCGGAGCGAGGCTGTCTATCTGCCGGCGCAGCTGGCTTTTCTATTCGCCAATCTGGACGAGCCGGACCTGACCAGCGGACTTTCATCCACGGGTTTCGGGGCCGGGCGGTCGCCCGCGGCGGCCAAGCTGAGTGCGCTGCTCGAAGTCATCGAGCGCGATGCCGAAAAGGTGGTGCCGTTCACGGAGGAGCGCTGCTTTCTGATGGACATGGAAGGCGCCGAAGGCGCCGAAATTCTCGACAGCCTGGCGCTGAAAGGCATCGTTATCCAGTTCCGGGATATGACTTCGGAGTTTGGCATTCCCTGCTACCAGGCCTTCATCGTGGGGCCGGGGGGCGTCATCCTGAAAGGGAGTGCCGCTCACCTCGACGGCCGTCGCGCCCTCCTCTCAGCCTTGACGGAAATCCCATACCCTTATCCTTACTGGTTCGGTGCCGTGCCGCCGCCTCCCACCCTGCCGGTCCGGCGGATGCGGGATATCCCCTGTTACGCCTCGGGAGACGCGGAAGCCGATTTGGGGAGGGTCGAAGGTCTGCTCGAAGCGAACAGGCTCGCTCCCATCTACGTGGATCTGACCCGTGAGGACCTCGGGATCCCGGTTTATCGGGCGCTGGTGCCGGGGCTCGAGATGATGACGGTGTATGATCGGTTCTCACCTCTTTGTCTGAGGCAGTTCGCACACTATCTTCATAGGGCCGACAGTTGACAACCTCCCGAGACCCGGAGTCCTCCTGCGTCGGGCCGGAAGCGCTTTTTTGACGGAGTCCGGCGCTTTCTGAAAGACAGGCATCTTCAGATCTGGAAGGCGTGTCCGCTCGGATGGACCGGTGTGTCGGGTTGAAAACGCCTCACAGGGTTTGCCGCCCTTTTGTTCTCATGAGGCGTTCTACCTCCAACGGGCTGTTGATGTTGAAAAATGAGGCCAGCTGCGGATCGAAACGCCGCAATTCATCTTCCTTCACATATCGGACGGAGACGTGTTCGAATAACCGTATGATCTGCAGCGTGTTTTGAAAAACCAATTGCTTGACAGGGGCAAGGCAGGCAGGCCCGTAGAGGGCATGAAGGGCTTCGAAACGATGTCCGATCATCGGGACGACGATGTCGAACCCCTCTGCGGCCGCAGCCATGTGACGGATCAATTCGGCATTGAGCGTGGGCATATCGCAGGCCACTATGAATCCGGGTTTCGGAAAGAGGGCACTGAGCGCCGTAAGTAGACCACCCATGGGACCTTTCCCTTTGTAGATGTCTTCGAACATGGGGCGGTCGAGGTAGCCGTAGAGGTTCGGTGTATTGGTGATCAGAATGACTTCTTCGAAAACGGTGTCCATGACGTTAAAAACACGCTCGATCAGGGGAATGCCTTCCAACTCCACAAACGCCTTGTTCGTTCCATAGCGAAGACTTTTCCCACCTGCCAGAATGACTCCGGCAACGTCGGCGATTTTCGGGGCGGTTGGTAACGGGGGTGTTTTTGCTTCAATGGTCATAATGAATTGCTTTTACAGGATCTCTGCGGCTGGTGCGCCTCAGTCCGAGCGGTTCGTCAGGGCTGCTCCGCGGAACCGGGCGGGTCCGAATGGGGGGCCTCCGGTTGACAGATGTAGAAAACCTGGTATTTTTGAAGGGTAACGCTTCATAACACCACAATGACAGGGAGACGATTTTGAGCAAAGATGAACTCATCAAGCTGGAGGGTCAGGTGACCAGAATCCTGGGCGGAGGGGCTATGGAAATCCAATGCGAAAACCAGTTGACCATCCGCGGTGTTCTTTCAGGGCGCATGAAGAAAAACCGCATCAGGGTCATGGCGGGCGATCGCGTCCAGATCAGCATCTCCCCTTATGACACGACCCACGGGCTGGTCACATATCGCTTCTAGTGGAGCACCGTTCTGAAAAGCCCGGCAAAGCCCCCTAAGACCGGTGGAAACTCAGTCACGTTCGCATATTTCAATCAACACCCCATTGGTCTCCTTAGGATGAATAAAGGCGATTTTAGCGCCTCCCGCTCCTCGCCGCGGCGTCTGGTCGATCAGGCGCACGCCTTTGGACTTCAACTCTTCCAGAGCCTCTTCGATGTTTTCGACACAAAAGGCGATATGCTGGATTCCCTCACCGCGGGAATCGATGTACCGGGCCACGGGGCCGTCGGGCTCGGTGGATTCGAGCAGTTCCACTTCACTGTCTGTGATGGGGAGGAAGGCGACTTTGACCTTCTGGTCTGCGACAGTCTCGATATCCTTGATTTTCAGCCCGAGCA
Above is a genomic segment from Desulfatiglans anilini DSM 4660 containing:
- a CDS encoding histone deacetylase family protein — protein: MLKASRKIGLVFFPAFDWAISPTHPEREERLLYTQDQVMEEGLLDVDGIIEYRVRPATTADIQRVHFCVPDEEAVTTESHLISAGGCLVAADAVLRGEVESAFALVRPPGHHAMRVVHGNRGFCNINIEAIMIEYLRDRYGIRKVAIVDTDCHHGDGTQDIYWHDPDTLFISIHQDGRTLYPGSGFPHEAGGPNAQGATVNIPLPPKTGEEGFLYTLEELVMPLLERFEPELVINSAGQDNHFNDPITNMNFSARGYAQLNARLRPDLAVLEGGYAVEDALPYVNLGIIMAMAGLDTSCVKEPNYDRDYRPQPPDITMHIHRVVDEIKTLFLEGGLNKTAFTEGEIVERNRNIFYDTDMIYEKQRERIRACSHCAGALSIDSSATTGRHILGVHIPRDACDLCQATGRKWFEEAASGGSFNQVYLQDRVRRVYEKI
- a CDS encoding YcaO-like family protein encodes the protein MQSHVRGMSSQRERVRYRLDRIGAGQGVGWFACVPENEWTLPDGLAYLRDHPYDSFMHRHLLGVVGRMEEDEARSLLSGSDSPGDPVRLVLAAERLVAKDRLGELPPLLGGIDRAVLRAASPLIDLEWSQLGFAQGHLYWLRCFARNMMRHEPLPDPDCAEHEIPFDLPALALWRGSVVRLDERQACCRVDEAPKGGGALKETCRALTRALEGLGVLQGWESRTEATVSPYAVERPWRTTIGVAAGRNRFELEVNQISYGRGFNIHQARISCLMEIVERFSAFAAVEDGRCPGYRCEHALLKGTYEELEAGGVPVLDPAALTLEVPYAGDPLYWVDGERVIGGRSEAVYLPAQLAFLFANLDEPDLTSGLSSTGFGAGRSPAAAKLSALLEVIERDAEKVVPFTEERCFLMDMEGAEGAEILDSLALKGIVIQFRDMTSEFGIPCYQAFIVGPGGVILKGSAAHLDGRRALLSALTEIPYPYPYWFGAVPPPPTLPVRRMRDIPCYASGDAEADLGRVEGLLEANRLAPIYVDLTREDLGIPVYRALVPGLEMMTVYDRFSPLCLRQFAHYLHRADS
- the mce gene encoding methylmalonyl-CoA epimerase; this translates as MKVKHIDHIGIAVKEIASAGKFYTDVLGLKIKDIETVADQKVKVAFLPITDSEVELLESTEPDGPVARYIDSRGEGIQHIAFCVENIEEALEELKSKGVRLIDQTPRRGAGGAKIAFIHPKETNGVLIEICERD
- the mobA gene encoding molybdenum cofactor guanylyltransferase, which produces MTIEAKTPPLPTAPKIADVAGVILAGGKSLRYGTNKAFVELEGIPLIERVFNVMDTVFEEVILITNTPNLYGYLDRPMFEDIYKGKGPMGGLLTALSALFPKPGFIVACDMPTLNAELIRHMAAAAEGFDIVVPMIGHRFEALHALYGPACLAPVKQLVFQNTLQIIRLFEHVSVRYVKEDELRRFDPQLASFFNINSPLEVERLMRTKGRQTL
- the infA gene encoding translation initiation factor IF-1, yielding MSKDELIKLEGQVTRILGGGAMEIQCENQLTIRGVLSGRMKKNRIRVMAGDRVQISISPYDTTHGLVTYRF